The window CCTTCAAGCTGACGCTGAAAGGGCTGAAAGGCGGCCACTCCGGCGGTGATATTCATCTGGGTCTGGGTAACGCCAACAAGCTGCTGGCACGCTTCCTGGCAGGCCATGCGGCCGAGCTGGATCTGCGTCTGGTAGACTTCAACGGCGGTACCCTGCGTAACGCGATCCCACGCGAAGCCTTCGCCACCGTGGCAGTACCGGCGGCAAAAGCCGACGAGCTGAAAAAACTCTCCACCGTATACCTGGAAATCCTGAAAAACGAACTGTCGGCGAAAGAGAAAAACCTGACCGTGGTGCTGGAATCCGTCTCCACGGACAAAGCCGCCCTGACCGCGCAGTCTCGTGAAACTTTCGTTCAGCTGCTGAACGCAACGCCAAA of the Oceanidesulfovibrio indonesiensis genome contains:
- a CDS encoding peptidase dimerization domain-containing protein — encoded protein: FKLTLKGLKGGHSGGDIHLGLGNANKLLARFLAGHAAELDLRLVDFNGGTLRNAIPREAFATVAVPAAKADELKKLSTVYLEILKNELSAKEKNLTVVLESVSTDKAALTAQSRETFVQLLNATPNGVIRNSDVAKGVVETSLNVGVVTMSDDSAEIICLIRSLIDSGKE